One genomic region from Torulaspora delbrueckii CBS 1146 chromosome 4, complete genome encodes:
- the TDEL0D00820 gene encoding Zn(II)2Cys6 transcription factor → MGSYESKKRTRPCVSCKRQKLKCQYKESLPCERCIKHGMACYFPTTQKQSATAKQSLHETVLPRYQSPPPLQSNPPEASVVPNTLPKPRIREAKSTTVLPSGLPTSLLPNNGNLWAYSGEQRADFLQTALESMLTIFQHNQIQHEQQIKVLQNQVNQQNHVVIRDQSRAGPSAVALPSVSEIIDNGGPKEQVTDFRKLGIISKTEAAELLHIFCTKMSGHMFGYSSEELTLEELWDQSPLLLASICTVACPHHPLLQYKKTRLQESLRWLASELLNHSDSIDSNVEHIILGLIIAFLWLESNQLYISVAIQLARMWRLDQQPDKNKESKLWRLWYLLYIADGTQNLMSHKSPSIRKQTEPLIASVREMLVSNVEDPALQEVLKRNCMKGTTPTTDQLHLLNEVEHSKIEVNPHTLQNMHLCGLVEYHMAIESLFHGGTIQDTLTSAHKLLQPKNFGAPWETNMDLDKWMISWTITLQNIDVQNDAWCLKSTLLYYNFARMHINTRWLSERQASLENPDWLQIWSNASADRSALIDASHDISHSAAISLLKLATKDKDVSSLFQFLPNHVYLMLFFASMIVLEAPSAYSLSDPSTIKRLQQGFKLVKTFRGMLASQTSSDAEFTRKIDNSVQSLMAAFIDRCVQVTNSSKVNNRIEEIIQDPTDSLDSETTRKTISAWPSVNHGHP, encoded by the coding sequence ATGGGTAGCTACGAATCTAAGAAAAGAACCCGACCCTGTGTTTCCTGCAAGCGTCAGAAGCTCAAATGTCAATATAAAGAATCGCTGCCGTGCGAGCGATGTATTAAGCATGGAATGGCCTGCTATTTCCCCACGACTCAGAAACAGTCAGCTACCGCCAAGCAATCTTTACATGAAACAGTACTTCCACGATATCAATCTCCTCCTCCACTGCAAAGCAATCCACCAGAGGCATCCGTGGTACCGAATACCTTACCAAAACCTCGAATACGAGAGGCGAAATCAACCACAGTATTACCCTCAGGGCTGCCGACAAGCTTACTACCGAATAATGGCAACTTATGGGCTTACTCAGGTGAACAGAGGGCagactttcttcaaactgcCTTGGAATCTATGCTCACCATATTCCAGCACAATCAAATTCAGCATGAGCAACAGATAAAAGTTTTACAGAATCAAGTCAACCAACAAAATCATGTTGTAATCCGAGATCAGTCGCGTGCTGGCCCTTCAGCGGTAGCACTGCCGTCTGTAAGTGAAATAATAGATAATGGAGGGCCGAAGGAGCAAGTTACAGATTTCCGTAAACTTGGTATAATCAGCAAGACTGAGGCAGCTGAACTTTTGCATATTTTTTGCACCAAAATGTCTGGTCATATGTTTGGGTATAGCTCAGAGGAACTTACTTTAGAAGAACTATGGGACCAATCGCCTTTGTTACTTGCGTCCATTTGCACCGTGGCATGTCCCCACCATCCGCTACTTCAGTACAAGAAGACTAGACTTCAGGAAAGTTTACGTTGGCTTGCCTCGGAATTGCTTAATCATAGCGATTCCATCGATTCGAACGTAGAGCACATAATTCTGGGCCTCATTATTGCATTTCTTTGGCTTGAATCCAATCAACTCTATATCTCAGTAGCCATTCAATTGGCACGTATGTGGAGACTGGATCAGCAGCCGgacaagaacaaagagaGTAAGCTTTGGAGACTATGGTATCTGCTATACATCGCCGACGGCACTCAAAACCTGATGTCGCATAAGAGTCCCTCAATACGTAAGCAAACGGAACCACTGATAGCATCGGTAAGGGAAATGTTGGTATCTAACGTTGAAGATCCGGCATTGCAAGAAGTTTTGAAGCGAAATTGTATGAAGGGTACGACCCCAACCACTGACCAGCTACATTTATTGAATGAGGTAGAGCACTCGAAAATTGAAGTGAATCCCCATACTTTACAAAATATGCATTTATGCGGCCTAGTAGAGTACCACATGGCAATTGAGTCCTTGTTCCATGGTGGTACCATACAGGACACATTGACGAGTGCACACAAGCTCTTACAACCAAAGAATTTTGGAGCACCATGGGAGACCAACATGGATTTAGATAAGTGGATGATTTCATGGACTATCACCTTGCAAAACATTGATGTTCAAAACGACGCATGGTGTCTTAAATCAACACTGTTATATTACAATTTTGCCCGAATGCATATTAATACCCGTTGGCTATCAGAGAGACAAGCATCATTGGAGAACCCCGATTGGTTACAAATATGGAGCAATGCCTCAGCAGATAGGTCAGCTCTTATAGACGCATCTCACGACATCTCCCACTCTGCCGCTATTTCTCTCTTAAAGCTGGCGACAAAGGACAAGGACGTAAGCTCAttgttccaatttctcCCTAACCATGTCTATTTGATGTTATTTTTTGCAAGCATGATCGTTCTGGAGGCTCCGTCGGCTTACTCCCTCTCGGACCCTTCAACCATCAAGAGGTTACAACAAGGCTTCAAACTCGTGAAGACTTTTAGAGGAATGCTGGCATCCCAAACATCTAGTGACGCAGAATTTACTCGAAAGATTGATAACAGTGTTCAATCGCTAATGGCTGCTTTTATCGACCGTTGCGTTCAAGTGACCAACAGTTCCAAGGTCAATAATAGAATAGAAGagattattcaagatcCCACCGACTCACTGGACTCAGAAACAACTAGGAAAACTATTTCAGCCTGGCCGAGCGTAAATCATGGCCATCCATAG
- the TDEL0D00810 gene encoding uncharacterized protein (ancestral locus Anc_4.337) → MSREQGHSTYKKTDESIYSAENEVETPIKFSALDILRILGGLVLLYSVCCKFFSGKWFFLVSRSTSVIPDDLLSIPEYWLQRNATPITFTFDELSQYNGESDSERILLSIKGHIFDVTRGSRFYGKWGAYKKFTGTDCSKLFSYPQWDMSVLGKKCSSDLSDCTATELARVDSWLQFFRKKYPEIGYLRRSEPNRY, encoded by the coding sequence ATGTCTCGAGAGCAAGGCCATTCCACGTACAAGAAAACCGATGAGTCCATTTATTCAGCTGAAAATGAGGTAGAAACTCCTATTAAATTTTCAGCCCTTGATATCTTAAGAATTCTGGGAGGATTAGTATTACTTTATAGTGTTTGCTGCAAGTTCTTTTCAGGCAAATGGTTTTTTTTGGTATCCAGATCAACATCTGTAATACCTGATGATTTGCTCTCTATTCCCGAATACTGGCTGCAAAGAAATGCAACTCCGATAACTTTtacttttgatgaattatCCCAGTATAATGGTGAGAGTGATTCGGAGCGCATACTGCTCAGCATCAAGGGCCATATCTTTGATGTCACACGAGGTTCTCGTTTTTACGGCAAATGGGGAGCTTATAAGAAATTTACAGGTACTGATTGCTCAAAATTATTTAGCTATCCCCAATGGGATATGTCTGTCCTGGGCAAAAAATGTAGTAGCGACCTGAGTGACTGCACTGCGACTGAGTTAGCACGAGTAGATTCATGGCTACAATTTTTCCGTAAAAAATACCCAGAGATTGGATATTTGAGACGTTCAGAACCTAACCGCTATTGA
- the TDEL0D00830 gene encoding uncharacterized protein (ancestral locus Anc_4.335) yields MVPKMYGSPIQEPISGKVKSSQTSRALVRTRKIGSQKVDPKFNELQSKFRTIYANIEALYHSCEDYKTSVRSFFYNSINLIELFRLILEDATEDSHDCLTPGSALESSPIPMCEERQRTTEILEYFYATSGLPSNQRDFCISKLSKQMYAIARRLDEDFKFFDHGVQTPLKTVYQVCSNISRLITARNNASSEYMGMKERIAEYEYMMQNSHSRDNHNFERLEYDEELKDARAKFEILNQLLKNNLEIFTELISKFMKEWFMVYYYSTLRITYALYHFSWTSPEFKKIALKGLTSPHHELISNSHILAQFHAQNDVVTREVEKLNIVDFDRFYKTSVETIDRIFMESFF; encoded by the coding sequence ATGGTGCCCAAGATGTACGGTAGTCCAATCCAAGAACCAATATCCGGGAAAGTGAAATCTTCTCAGACCTCAAGGGCATTGGTAAGAACTCGCAAAATTGGTTCTCAAAAGGTTGACCCAAAATTCAACGAGCTTCAGTCGAAGTTTAGAACAATATACGCGAATATCGAAGCTCTGTACCACTCATGCGAGGATTATAAGACTTCTGTGAGATCTTTTTTTTATAATTCTATCAACCTTATTGAATTATTCCGTTTGATTTTAGAGGATGCTACTGAGGATTCCCATGATTGTTTGACACCGGGAAGCGCGCTTGAGAGTTCTCCGATACCAATGTGCGAGGAAAGACAGCGTACAACAGAGATTCTAGAATATTTTTATGCTACATCTGGCTTACCGTCCAACCAGCGTGATTTTTGCATATCGAAACTCAGCAAACAGATGTATGCAATTGCCAGGAGGTTGGATGAAGACTTTAAATTTTTTGACCATGGAGTCCAAACCCCATTAAAGACTGTTTACCAAGTATGTTCCAACATCTCACGGCTTATAACTGCCAGGAACAACGCAAGTTCAGAATATATGGGCATGAAAGAGAGGATCGCCGAGTATGAGTATATGATGCAAAATTCTCACTCGAGGGACAATCATAATTTCGAGCGCCTCGAATATGACGAAGAATTAAAGGACGCTAGAGctaaatttgaaattctaAACCAATTGCTTAAGAACAACCTGGAAATCTTCACCGAACTCATAAGCAAATTTATGAAGGAATGGTTTATGGTTTACTATTACTCGACGCTACGGATAACTTACGCCCTTTATCATTTCAGTTGGACCAGTCCCgagttcaagaaaattgCGTTGAAAGGTCTGACTAGCCCTCACCACGAGCTGATCTCAAACAGCCACATCCTGGCGCAATTTCACGCCCAAAATGACGTTGTCACCAGAGAGGTCGAGAAACTTAATATCGTTGATTTTGACCGTTTCTATAAGACAAGCGTCGAGACTATAGACAGAATCTTTATGGAGTCTTTTTTCTAG
- the DAK1 gene encoding dihydroxyacetone kinase (similar to Saccharomyces cerevisiae DAK1 (YML070W); ancestral locus Anc_4.334), producing MSAQVKSFEVSDALESSLRGFASANPSITLVPEEKVLFRKTEKKNVALLSGGGCGHEPTHAGFVGKGMLGGAVCGDIFASPSTKQILNGIRLVSQSSSGVLLIVKNYTGDVLHFGLSAERARALGIDCRVAVVGDDVAVGREKGGMVGRRALAGTVLVHKIVGAFAEEHSEKYGVQGCEKVANIITNNLVTIGSSLDHCKVPGRKFESELNEKQMELGMGIHNEPGVKVLEPIPSTEELISKHMLPKLLDPADKDRHFVDFDKDDKVVLLINNLGGVSNLIISSIAAKTTDFLKKDYNITPAQTITGTLMTSFNQDGFSITLLNATKATKQLNKEFKEVDCVFKLLNAPTTAPGWPIAPNSEEAPSYNKDLLKDEIKVKDAGSYDFDKFSKWMQSGAEKLIKAEPHITSLDNKVGDGDCGYTLVAGAKGITENLDKLSKESLSEATAQISDFIESSMGGTSGGLYSILISGFSQGLIEACKDEKEPVTPELTAKAFDYALDTLYKYTRARPGSSTMIDALEPFIKEFSSSKDFSKAVKAAEEGAKSTATFEAKFGRASYVGDSSQVEDPGAVGLVEFLKGVQSAL from the coding sequence ATGAGTGCTCAAGTTAAATCATTCGAGGTTTCCGATGCTTTAGAGTCTAGTTTGAGAGGGTTTGCATCGGCTAACCCTTCAATTACGTTGGTTCCAGAGGAAAAGGTATTGTTTAGAAAgactgaaaagaagaacgtGGCTCTACTATCCGGTGGAGGATGCGGCCATGAACCTACTCATGCCGGGTTCGTTGGCAAAGGTATGTTGGGTGGTGCAGTATGTGGTGATATCTTTGCCTCACCTTCTACCAAAcaaattttgaatggtATTAGATTAGTCAGCCAAAGTTCTTCTGGTGTGCTGTTGATTGTTAAGAACTATACTGGTGATGTCCTACATTTCGGTTTATCTGCTGAAAGAGCCCGTGCTTTGGGAATTGACTGCCGTGTAGCTGTTGTTGGTGATGATGTGGCTGTTGGCCGTGAAAAGGGTGGTATGGTCGGTAGAAGAGCCCTAGCTGGAACTGTTTTAGTTCACAAGATCGTTGGTGCGTTCGCAGAAGAACACTCTGAAAAATATGGTGTTCAGGGCTGTGAAAAGGTGGCTAACATCATCACAAATAACCTGGTTACGATCGGGTCTTCTTTGGACCACTGCAAAGTGCCAGGTAGAAAGTTTGAAAGCGAATTGAATGAGAAGCAGATGGAATTGGGAATGGGTATTCACAATGAGCCAGGTGTGAAAGTACTTGAGCCTATCCCATCGACTGAGGAATTGATCTCGAAGCACATGCTTCCAAAATTGTTGGACCCTGCTGACAAAGACAGACATTTTGTCGACTTTGACAAGGATGATAAGGTTGTattgttgatcaacaaCTTGGGTGGAGTTTCTAACTTGATCATCTCTTCGATCGCTGCCAAGACTAccgatttcttgaagaaagactACAACATCACTCCAGCTCAAACTATCACCGGTACTTTGATGACCTCTTTCAATCAGGATGGTTTCAGTATCACTTTGTTGAATGCAACCAAGGCCACAAAACAACTAAACAAGGAATTTAAAGAAGTGGATTGCGTTTTCAAATTGCTGAACGCCCCTACAACTGCTCCAGGCTGGCCAATTGCTCCCAACTCGGAGGAAGCTCCATCTTACAACAAGgacttgttgaaagatgaaattaAAGTCAAGGATGCTGGTTCTTACGATTTCGATAAATTCTCCAAATGGATGCAAAGCGGTGCTGAGAAACTAATCAAGGCCGAACCTCACATTACCTCTCTAGATAACAAAGTCGGTGATGGTGACTGTGGTTACACCTTGGTCGCAGGTGCAAAGGGAATCACTGAAAACCTGGATAAGCTCTCCAAGGAATCTCTATCTGAAGCTACAGCACAAATTTCTGACTTCATCGAGAGCTCTATGGGTGGTACTTCCGGTGGTCTGTACTCCATCCTGATCTCTGGATTTTCTCAAGGGCTCATCGAAGCCTGTAAGGACGAGAAGGAGCCTGTAACTCCAGAACTCACCGCCAAGGCTTTTGACTACGCCTTGGATACCTTATACAAATACACGAGAGCAAGACCTGGCTCTTCTACCATGATTGATGCATTGGAGCCATTTATCAAGGAATTCTCATCCTCTAAGGACTTCAGCAAAGCTGTCAAGGCTGCAGAAGAAGGTGCTAAATCTACTGCCACTTTTGAAGCCAAATTTGGTAGAGCTTCCTACGTCGGAGATTCTTCGCAAGTTGAAGATCCAGGTGCTGTCGGTTTAgttgaattcttgaaggGTGTCCAATCAGCTTTATAA
- the POB3 gene encoding FACT complex subunit POB3 (similar to Saccharomyces cerevisiae POB3 (YML069W); ancestral locus Anc_4.333): MSTDFDRIYLNQSKFNGRFRIADSGLGWKATASGGSSANQAKAPFLLPATELYTVQWSRGCRGYELKINTRNQGVVQLDGFSQEDFNLIKNDFHRRFNVQIELKEHSLRGWNWGKADLARNEMIFAVNGKPSFEVPYARINNTNLTSKNEVAIEFNIQDEQYQPAGDEMVEMRFYIPGQVEDENEDEMPKKEDGEDVEMTKEPKEKKTMAEAFHEELKEKADVGEVAGDSIVSFQDVFFATPRGRYDIDIYKNSIRLRGKTYEYKLQHRQIQRIVSLPKADDIHHLIVLSIEPPLRQGQTTYPFLVMQFQKDEETEVQLNLEDEDFDANYKEKLMKQYDAKTHIVISHVLKGLTGKRVIVPGAYKSKYDQCAVSCSYKANEGYLYPLDNAFFFLTKPTLYIPFSDVSSVNISRAGQTSTSSKTFDLEILLRSNRGSTTFANISKEEQQLLEQFLKSKNLRVKNEDKEAQERLQSALGSDSDDEDVIMGSAAEDEESFDEEFHASSEDDDIAEEFNSDAASSDEEGEGSGSERPSKKAKVE; the protein is encoded by the coding sequence ATGAGTACTGATTTTGATAGAATTTACTTGAACCAGTCGAAATTCAACGGTAGATTCCGTATTGCAGATTCCGGTCTGGGTTGGAAAGCGACAGCTAGTGGAGGTTCTTCAGCAAACCAGGCCAAAGCTCCCTTCCTACTACCTGCTACTGAACTCTACACTGTGCAATGGAGCAGAGGCTGTAGGGGATATGAGTTGAAGATTAATACAAGAAACCAAGGTGTTGTTCAATTAGATGGATTTTCGCAGGAGgacttcaatttgataaagaacGACTTCCATCGTCGATTCAACGTCCAAATTGAACTGAAAGAACACTCCCTACGTGGTTGGAACTGGGGTAAAGCCGATCTGGCTAGAAATGAGATGATCTTTGCCGTTAATGGTAAGCCTTCTTTCGAAGTTCCATATGCACGCATAAACAACACCAACTTGACTTCTAAAAATGAAGTGGCGATTGAGTTTAACATTCAGGATGAGCAGTACCAACCAGCGGGAGATGAAATGGTCGAAATGAGATTTTATATTCCAGgtcaagttgaagatgagaacgAGGACGAAATGCccaagaaggaagatgGGGAGGATGTTGAAATGACCAAGGAACCAAAGGAGAAAAAGACTATGGCAGAAGCCTTCCATGAGGAACTGAAGGAGAAGGCAGATGTTGGTGAAGTCGCTGGTGACTCCATTGTCTCGTTTCAAGACGTTTTCTTTGCAACGCCAAGAGGTCGTTATGATATTGACATCTACAAGAACTCTATCAGACTTAGAGGTAAGACATACGAATACAAATTGCAACACCGTCAAATCCAGAGGATTGTTTCTCTGCCCAAAGCCGATGATATTCACCACTTGATTGTCCTGTCGATCGAGCCACCATTACGTCAAGGTCAGACCACCTATCCTTTCCTGGTTATGCagtttcaaaaagatgagGAGACAGAAGTGCAATTGAATCTGGAGGACGAAGATTTCGATGCTAACTACAAAgagaagttgatgaaacAGTATGACGCAAAGACACACATTGTAATAAGTCATGTGCTGAAAGGTTTGACTGGTAAGAGGGTTATTGTACCGGGCGCTTACAAGTCCAAATACGATCAATGCGCTGTATCGTGTTCTTACAAAGCTAACGAGGGCTACCTATATCCTTTGGATAacgctttcttcttcctgaCTAAACCCACTTTATACATCCCATTTTCCGATGTAAGTTCAGTGAACATTTCAAGGGCTGGTCAAActtctacttcttcaaagacctTTGATCTAGAGATTCTACTTCGTTCCAACAGAGGGTCCACAACATTTGCCAATATAAGTAAAGAAGAGCAACAACTATTGGAACAGTTCCTGAAGTCAAAGAATCTGAGAGTGAAAAACGAGGATAAAGAGGCACAGGAAAGGCTGCAGAGTGCTCTTGGCTCAGATAGTGACGACGAGGATGTCATCATGGGATCAGCAGCCGAAGACgaagaatcttttgacGAAGAGTTTCATGCAAGCTCAGAAGACGATGATATTGCTGAGGAATTCAACTCAGATGCAGCTAGCAGTGAcgaagaaggagaaggaagTGGAAGCGAAAGACCATCTAAGAAAGCTAAAGTTGAATAA